Proteins from a single region of Cydia pomonella isolate Wapato2018A chromosome 13, ilCydPomo1, whole genome shotgun sequence:
- the LOC133524037 gene encoding NFX1-type zinc finger-containing protein 1-like has product MSDTSKPSLRIDWFDGTLIEETRSNTGRNASEFADEEKPATQATAEVPQFQKKPIGYKKLLDISMLNPPALTLEISHKNSFWYLMDSELKGDFIVLIVRILANVYKSLEPGEKSMIITVLKSKFLKSNFLKTLKEYLSGLPAVRVVEKRMNSQLWDDVESFYFNVLAICEGINNFSGKNREYLSEARSLLEDLESSAIGVKEEHTERFRDELFYGIEDLKTKLLNSLIKESSEPTSSQINISKDNNHFKNLNIFPTKVDLLGNTALNIHPNIINGAYASVEHYLNVQFKLLREDCFGPLRESISKYMENPNKRRHENIRVYPKVRIIRTYINNNKVGHLVDIAWTDRINHGLFDSKKYACSKRLMFGSLLLFTSDNFETILCATVLDSGLNLLSDGYIAVSFHNPVSKTIFEQPFLMVESEVFFEPYHRVLKVMQESMDDLPMKKYIVDVQTQTQLPAYLTPETIYTIPNCKEDAYIPVLDTDQWPTPFDLDQSQLEAYKLALTREFAVIQGPPGTGKTFIGVKIASTLLKNLSLEGTPMLIICYTNHALDQFLEGILKVTDNIVRLGSQSKNKTMEQYTLNSMRTKIKCKYSYLYSNKRKELEKILNEMTEVQSEIEKCEKEIISYKSIKPYLKIDGKLFELKNSNEDSVLTWLFSHLDDNFEDDDDVEDWEKFDDLDISTDKLDTCFSEQMALKDMESMRSSMKYVKDVTEDLDEAKKMEEKFLGKIDRVRRRLSCFKKNILQQNKNRSQITNITDLHSLEPELRWNIYHMAVDNIKNELMAKMNALMEQHSTVSEELEEVATLIDGEVMSTARVVGVTTTAAARRHDLLKRLMSPIVIVEEAAEVLEAHIVASLTKRCQHLILIGDHKQLKPSAAHYKLAKDYNLEISLFERMIRNGIHARTLTIQRRMRPKFTSLIVPAIYERLDSHPSVFEYKDVRGMKENLWFYSHNIDEDSEGLEDSWSHKNTFEAKWCVALADYLRKMKYTPAEITILATYTGQATHIKELTKTYDSLRDVKVTVVDNYQGEENRIVILSLVRSNRDNKIGFLSAENRICVALSRAKEGFYIFGNMNVLQSASRLWRQINTRLVEHNAIGDKITLSCDTHKTTVDVSNVHDMNDQDTCISSCGMKNT; this is encoded by the exons ATGTCTGACACAAGCAAGCCTTCACTTCGTATCGACTGGTTTGATGGCACCCTTATCGAAGAAACCAGGTCAAATACTGGCCGAAATGCATCAGAATTTGCTGATGAAGAAAAACCGGCCACGCAAGCGACGGCCGAAGTCCCACAGTTCCAGAAAAAACCTATAGGCTATAAGAAATTACTAGATATCTCTATGCTCAATCCGCCGGCTCTAACCTTAGAAATATCACATAAAAACAGCTTCTGGTACCTCATGGATAGTGAATTAAAAGGAGATTTTATAGTGCTGATTGTAAGAATACTGGCTAATGTGTATAAATCGCTCGAACCTGGTGAAAAGTCTATGATTATAACTGTGTTAAAATCTAAgtttttaaaatcaaacttttTGAAAACCTTGAAAGAGTATCTAAGTGGGTTACCGGCTGTACGCGTGGTAGAAAAAAGAATGAATTCTCAGTTGTGGGATGATGTGGAATCTTTTTACTTCAATGTCCTGGCTATTTGTGAAggaattaataattttagtgGTAAAAATAGGGAATATTTGAGTGAAGCTCGATCCTTGTTGGAGGACTTAGAAAGTAGTGCAATAGGAGTTAAGGAAGAGCATACAGAAAGGTTTAGAGATGAGCTGTTTTATGGAATAGAGGATTTAAAAACTAAGCTattaaatagtttaattaaG GAGTCTTCGGAACCAACAAGTTCACAAATCAACATAAGTAAAGATAACAACCACTTCAAAAACCTGAACATCTTCCCAACCAAAGTGGACTTACTCGGTAACACTGCACTTAACATACATCCTAACATAATAAATGGTGCATATGCTAGTGTGGaacattatttaaatgtacAATTCAAGTTGCTGCGGGAAGATTGCTTTGGACCGTTGAGAGAGAGCATAA GTAAATATATGGAAAATCCTAATAAAAGAAGACATGAAAATATAAG AGTATATCCTAAAGTGAGAATCATCCGCACATACATAAACAACAACAAAGTTGGTCACCTAGTAGACATCGCATGGACAGATCGCATCAACCACGGCCTGTTTGACAGCAAGAAATATGCGTGCAGCAAGCGACTTATGTTTGGCTCTCTTTTGCTCTTCACTAGTGATAACTTTGAGACAATATTGTGCGCCACTGTACTGGATTCAGGATTAAATTTGCTGAGTGATGgatat ATTGCAGTATCGTTTCACAACCCCGTTTCTAAGACAATATTCGAGCAACCGTTTTTAATGGTGGAGAGTGAAGTATTCTTCGAGCCCTACCATAGAGTTTTAAAAGTCATGCAGGAATCTATGGACGACTTGcctatgaaaaaatacattgttGATGTGCAG ACACAAACTCAACTGCCAGCCTACCTAACCCCAGAAACGATATACACCATACCCAACTGCAAAGAAGACGCCTACATCCCAGTCTTAGACACCGACCAGTGGCCGACACCCTTCGACCTCGACCAATCCCAACTAGAAGCTTATAAGCTAGCTTTAACTAGAGAATTCGCTGTCATACAAGGCCCTCCAGGCACTGGTAAAACTTTTATAGGGGTCAAAATCGCTTCAACACTATTGAAGAATTTGTCCTTAGAAGGTACACCAATGTTGATTATCTGTTATACAAATCACGCCCTAGATCAGTTCCTTGAAggcattttaaaagttacagatAATATTGTAAGATTAGGAAGTCAAAGTAAGAATAAAACTATGGAGCAATACACTTTGAATAGTATGAGGACGAAAATCAAATGCAAATATAGCTATCTCTATTCTAATAAAAGAAAAGAACTAGAAAAGATTTTGAATGAAATGACAGAAGTGCAAAGTGAGATAGAGaaatgcgagaaagagataatttcttataaaagtataaaacCTTACCTAAAAATTGATGGTAAATTGTTCGAATtgaaaaattcaaatgaagATTCAGTACTCACTTGGTTGTTTAGTCATTTAGATGATAATTttgaagatgatgatgatgttgaaGATTGGGAGAAGTTTGATGATTTGGACATCAGTACTGATAAGTTGGATACTTGTTTTTCTGAACAAATGGCTTTAAAAGACATGGAGAGCATGAGAAGTAGCATGAAGTATGTTAAAGATGTTACTGAAGATCTTGATGAGGCAAAGAAAATGGAGGAGAAATTTTTGGGTAAAATTGATAGAGTTAGGAGAAGATTGAGTTGCTTTAAG AAAAATATactacaacaaaataaaaatagatcaCAGATAACAAATATCACCGATCTTCATAGTTTGGAGCCAGAATTACGCTGGAACATATATCACATGGCAGTGGATAACATAAAAAATGAACTGATGGCGAAAATGAACGCGTTGATG GAACAGCATTCCACCGTAAGCGAAGAACTGGAGGAGGTAGCAACTCTCATAGATGGTGAAGTGATGTCTACAGCACGGGTAGTAGGTGTCACCACTACCGCCGCCGCCAGAAGACACGATCTGCTCAAACGACTTATGTCGCCCATAG tcatagTAGAAGAGGCAGCGGAAGTATTGGAAGCTCACATAGTGGCGTCGCTTACGAAACGCTGCCAGCATTTGATACTTATCG GGGACCACAAGCAGCTAAAACCATCAGCAGCCCACTACAAACTAGCAAAAGACTACAACCTCGAAATATCCCTTTTCGAGCGCATGATCCGTAACGGGATACACGCACGAACCCTCACGATACAGAGACGAATGCGACCAAAATTCACCAGTCTTATAGTACCCGCGATATATGAGAGACTTGATAGCCACCCTAGTGTGTTCGAATATAAGGATGTGAGGGGAATGAAGGAGAATTTGTGGTTTTATAGCCATAATATTGATGAGGATTCTGAG GGTCTCGAAGATAGTTGGAGCCACAAGAACACGTTCGAAGCGAAATGGTGCGTGGCCCTGGCGGACTACTTGCGCAAAATGAAGTATACACCGGCGGAAATCACCATTCTGGCAACGTACACTGGACAAGCGACGCATATTAAAGAG CTCACCAAGACCTACGACTCTCTCCGAGACGTCAAAGTGACAGTAGTGGACAACTACCAAGGTGAAGAGAATAGGATAGTCATATTGTCACTTGTGAGGAGTAACAGAGACAACAAGATCGGGTTCCTTTCCGCTGAAAATAGAATCTGTGTGGCGCTTTCTCGTGCTAAGGAGG GTTTCTACATATTCGGAAACATGAACGTTTT